Proteins encoded in a region of the Cytobacillus pseudoceanisediminis genome:
- a CDS encoding M20 family metallopeptidase, with product MTEKLFERLQEIYPEMVSFRRDLHMYPELSHHEVNTPEKVACFLENLGLEVKRNVGGRGVTGLLKGGKPGKTVALRADFDALPIQEENEVEYKSRIPGVMHACGHDIHTAALLGVAKTLSEVKDQLKGNVLFIHQFAEEVIPGGAKSMIEDGCLDGADVIYGAHVWSTNRTGTIGVREGDAMAAGDTFEINIFGKGGHAATPHLTVDPIAAGCQLISNLQQVVARKVDPVKTAVVSVAAFNSGNGFNVIPDKARITGTVRTFDEDVRSMIESLIGEIAHSTCKALGATAKYEYVRGYPAVKNHPDETKRVERLAGKIVGEENVIHMPAQMGMEDFAYYLQKVPGTFFFVGGNSEEIEEFPHHHPRFDVDERSMIDIGKVLISAVFDYLSDEGAAERKPAEVQSN from the coding sequence ATGACAGAAAAGCTATTTGAAAGATTACAAGAGATTTATCCGGAGATGGTGAGTTTTAGAAGGGATCTTCACATGTATCCGGAGCTTTCCCATCATGAGGTGAATACGCCTGAGAAAGTGGCATGCTTTCTTGAAAATTTGGGATTGGAAGTGAAAAGGAACGTTGGCGGAAGAGGGGTAACAGGATTATTGAAGGGCGGTAAGCCTGGGAAGACGGTTGCATTGCGTGCGGATTTTGATGCTCTTCCGATTCAGGAAGAAAATGAAGTGGAATACAAATCCCGAATCCCGGGAGTTATGCATGCTTGCGGACATGATATTCATACCGCAGCTCTCCTGGGCGTGGCCAAAACATTATCCGAAGTGAAAGATCAGCTGAAAGGAAATGTCCTGTTTATTCATCAATTTGCTGAAGAAGTGATTCCAGGCGGGGCGAAGTCAATGATTGAAGATGGATGTCTTGATGGCGCAGACGTCATCTATGGTGCCCATGTCTGGTCCACCAATCGGACAGGCACGATCGGCGTAAGGGAAGGCGATGCCATGGCAGCGGGAGATACCTTTGAGATTAATATATTTGGAAAGGGCGGACATGCTGCGACGCCGCATTTGACCGTTGATCCAATTGCAGCAGGATGCCAGCTCATTTCAAATCTTCAGCAGGTTGTGGCAAGGAAGGTGGATCCTGTGAAAACAGCAGTCGTGTCTGTAGCAGCTTTTAACAGCGGTAACGGATTTAATGTCATTCCAGACAAAGCCAGGATTACCGGAACAGTCCGGACGTTTGATGAAGATGTCCGCAGCATGATTGAAAGCTTGATAGGGGAAATTGCCCACTCGACCTGTAAGGCTTTAGGGGCAACCGCCAAGTATGAATATGTCAGAGGCTATCCGGCTGTAAAAAATCATCCCGATGAAACAAAAAGGGTTGAAAGGCTGGCCGGAAAGATTGTGGGCGAAGAAAATGTCATTCACATGCCGGCGCAAATGGGCATGGAGGATTTTGCGTATTATCTGCAAAAGGTTCCCGGAACCTTCTTCTTTGTTGGAGGAAATTCAGAAGAGATTGAGGAATTTCCCCATCACCATCCGCGCTTTGATGTGGATGAACGTTCCATGATTGATATTGGGAAAGTGCTTATTTCCGCAGTGTTCGATTATCTGTCTGATGAAGGCGCTGCTGAACGCAAGCCTGCTGAAGTTCAGTCTAATTAA
- a CDS encoding DUF5058 family protein — MDEVLRFANSTPVWIFASIVVAIVIFQALIFIRIASQTAPNIGMTKDETKRALRTGFISSLGPSFGIAVVIISLIAVLGGPFTLMRIGIIGSAATELTAAGIGANAYGVELNSPDFGLKAFTTVVWTMCLGGTGWLIFTALATKSLGKVEKKIVSKNAKMMTIVSTAAMLGAFAYLASQQMVKGYSETVAAIAAGVSMMVILTFAKKREIRWLQEWALGISLVIALTISYLTTLI, encoded by the coding sequence ATGGATGAGGTTTTAAGGTTTGCCAATAGCACTCCGGTATGGATTTTTGCCAGCATAGTTGTAGCTATCGTCATTTTTCAGGCTCTGATTTTCATCCGGATCGCTTCCCAGACAGCCCCAAACATCGGTATGACAAAGGATGAAACAAAAAGGGCCTTGAGAACAGGCTTTATCAGCAGTTTAGGACCTTCTTTCGGAATTGCAGTGGTCATTATCTCCCTTATTGCCGTCCTTGGTGGACCGTTCACATTGATGAGGATAGGAATCATAGGCTCAGCTGCAACTGAATTGACCGCAGCTGGTATTGGGGCTAATGCATATGGTGTAGAGCTGAATTCCCCTGATTTTGGTTTGAAGGCATTTACGACTGTTGTTTGGACCATGTGCCTTGGGGGAACGGGCTGGCTGATTTTTACTGCTCTCGCGACAAAATCACTGGGGAAAGTGGAAAAGAAAATTGTCAGCAAAAATGCCAAAATGATGACCATCGTGTCGACAGCTGCAATGCTTGGAGCATTTGCTTACCTTGCCAGTCAGCAAATGGTGAAGGGGTATAGTGAGACGGTTGCTGCCATAGCAGCAGGCGTATCGATGATGGTTATTCTTACATTTGCAAAAAAACGGGAAATCCGCTGGCTGCAGGAATGGGCGCTGGGCATTTCACTTGTCATCGCATTGACTATCAGCTATCTGACAACACTTATTTAA
- a CDS encoding small-conductance mechanosensitive channel, whose protein sequence is MSVPTKAGVTEAKIEVRQTTMSMQGFHGKSDFWGQTTLWMLIVMSFVPPIYFSFILGYHPGWGAIAGGLIGYAAFIGIMWFLEPITYYPVLGKSGTYIAFLTGNIANMCLPCSAAAQESIGAEPGTKKAEVAGTLGIAVASLTNIVIIIAVVLSGSFILTIIPQSVQNALQFILPAIYGGVLGQFALKKPLYGLVAFVIGMAVLFAPIFSLIKIVLCVAITIAVVLFIEKSKSGAPE, encoded by the coding sequence ATGTCAGTACCGACGAAAGCTGGAGTGACGGAAGCAAAGATTGAAGTAAGACAAACAACCATGAGCATGCAGGGATTCCATGGCAAGTCCGATTTTTGGGGGCAAACCACTCTTTGGATGCTGATTGTAATGTCTTTTGTGCCGCCGATCTATTTTTCATTCATACTGGGCTACCATCCAGGCTGGGGAGCCATTGCAGGGGGATTGATCGGATATGCAGCCTTTATCGGGATCATGTGGTTTCTTGAGCCCATAACTTATTATCCGGTGCTTGGGAAATCCGGAACCTATATTGCGTTTTTGACCGGTAATATCGCCAACATGTGTCTTCCGTGTTCAGCAGCCGCTCAGGAGTCAATTGGAGCAGAGCCCGGTACAAAAAAAGCGGAGGTTGCTGGTACGCTGGGGATTGCTGTCGCTTCCTTAACAAACATTGTCATTATCATCGCGGTTGTGTTAAGCGGTTCGTTTATCCTGACTATCATTCCGCAATCCGTCCAAAATGCCCTTCAATTCATTTTGCCTGCAATTTACGGAGGGGTTTTAGGGCAATTTGCCCTTAAAAAGCCTCTGTATGGATTGGTTGCTTTCGTAATCGGTATGGCTGTACTGTTTGCGCCGATTTTCAGCTTAATCAAAATCGTTCTTTGTGTGGCCATTACTATTGCTGTCGTTCTCTTTATTGAAAAATCAAAAAGCGGTGCGCCGGAGTAA
- a CDS encoding amidase family protein has translation MERELCFNSARNLARMIQERDLSVREVMEAHLAQIQRVNPKVNAIVSLNEELALKEADKADKMLDAGKLSGPFHGLPIAIKDTHNAVGFPATSGSLIFRDHYPSADDLIVERLRKAGAIVVGKTNVPEFAAGSHTFNELFGSTRNPYDLSKTAGGSSGGAAAAVASGMIPFADGSDMGGSLRNPACFNNVVGLRPSPGRIPFSRTALYSPLAVQGPITRNVDDAFFMLSVIAGPDGQSPLPLRSQVSGFLRKLSLI, from the coding sequence ATGGAGAGAGAACTTTGTTTTAATTCTGCGCGTAATCTTGCCAGGATGATTCAAGAACGGGATTTATCCGTCCGGGAAGTGATGGAAGCACACCTGGCACAAATTCAGCGGGTAAATCCAAAGGTAAATGCAATTGTGTCACTTAATGAGGAATTGGCGTTAAAGGAAGCAGACAAGGCGGATAAAATGCTTGATGCAGGTAAGCTATCCGGACCTTTCCATGGACTTCCGATCGCTATAAAGGATACTCACAATGCTGTTGGTTTTCCGGCAACAAGCGGATCCTTGATTTTCCGGGACCATTATCCAAGTGCGGATGATCTGATCGTTGAAAGGCTGCGGAAGGCAGGAGCCATTGTGGTCGGAAAAACAAACGTTCCTGAATTTGCAGCAGGCTCTCACACCTTCAATGAGCTGTTTGGCTCTACCAGAAACCCTTATGATCTAAGCAAAACAGCAGGCGGCAGCAGTGGAGGAGCAGCGGCTGCAGTGGCAAGCGGAATGATTCCTTTTGCGGATGGAAGTGATATGGGAGGATCCTTAAGAAATCCTGCCTGCTTTAACAATGTGGTTGGGCTGAGGCCTTCCCCAGGGCGTATTCCATTTTCCAGAACGGCGCTCTACTCGCCTCTGGCTGTGCAGGGCCCGATAACACGCAATGTAGATGACGCCTTTTTTATGCTCTCCGTAATTGCCGGACCTGATGGCCAGTCCCCCTTGCCATTGAGGAGCCAGGTTTCAGGTTTCTTGAGGAAGCTCAGTCTGATATAA
- a CDS encoding amidase family protein: MAYSADFGGLLPIDPEVRSNLEEQVKVFERLGCIVDEGCPDLKEADEVFQVLRAWEFELSYSEIFDRFREMIKPSVIWNIEKGRSLSGPDVGRAERLRALLYNRMSEFFNQYDALILPVSQVTAFDVNIEYPTEIDGVKMENYIDWMRSCYYISAAGNPSVSVPSGFSAEGIPIGLQIVGPHRADFEVLRIGRAFEQATGYGKRRPQIAIEQTT, translated from the coding sequence ATTGCTTATTCTGCTGATTTTGGAGGCCTTCTTCCAATCGATCCGGAGGTAAGAAGCAACCTTGAAGAACAGGTTAAAGTCTTTGAGAGACTAGGTTGCATAGTGGATGAAGGATGCCCGGATTTAAAGGAAGCAGACGAAGTTTTCCAAGTGCTCCGAGCATGGGAGTTCGAGCTTTCTTATTCCGAAATCTTTGACCGATTCCGGGAAATGATTAAACCGAGTGTCATCTGGAACATTGAAAAGGGCAGAAGCCTGAGCGGTCCGGATGTGGGACGCGCCGAGCGGCTCCGGGCGCTTTTATATAACCGTATGAGTGAATTCTTTAATCAATATGATGCTCTTATCCTTCCAGTTAGCCAGGTTACAGCATTTGACGTAAATATTGAATATCCAACAGAAATTGACGGAGTGAAAATGGAAAATTACATCGACTGGATGCGGTCCTGCTATTATATTTCCGCTGCAGGAAATCCATCTGTCTCCGTCCCAAGCGGATTTTCAGCAGAAGGCATTCCAATTGGCCTGCAAATCGTGGGACCACACAGAGCTGACTTTGAGGTCCTAAGAATCGGCCGTGCCTTCGAACAGGCTACAGGTTATGGGAAAAGACGTCCGCAAATTGCTATTGAACAGACGACATAA
- the codB gene encoding cytosine permease, whose protein sequence is MKKIDLDFSLEAVPQGHRNGFWKMLVVMLGLTFFSASMWSGGTLGTGLTFIQFIGIVLAGNLILGAYTGALAYIAAKTGLSTHLLTRYAFGEKGSYLSSFLLAATQVGWFGVGVAMFALPVQKVTGIDAYLLIAAAGLLMTGTAFFGMKALAILSFVAVPLITILGSFSVFKATETAGGLEGLMQYQPTEAISLAAALTICVGSFISAGTLTPDFARFSNTKRSAVVSTVIAFFIGNSIMFLFGAIGAIATGQSDISEVMFIQKLIFPAILVLGLNIWTTNDNALYASGLGFASILKIRKGKVVIFNGIIGTIAAMWLYNNFVGFLTILGSTLPSIGAIILADYFIVNRGEYKKFADMKFKAVNWIAILAWAAGVAIANFVPGIPPINSLLGSAVTFVLVSKLAAALQGKKTVREGELRSDY, encoded by the coding sequence ATGAAAAAAATAGATTTGGATTTTTCGTTAGAGGCGGTACCCCAGGGGCATCGCAACGGTTTTTGGAAAATGCTTGTGGTGATGCTCGGTCTGACCTTCTTCTCAGCCAGCATGTGGTCAGGCGGAACGCTTGGAACAGGATTAACGTTCATTCAATTTATAGGAATCGTTCTGGCAGGCAACTTGATTTTAGGTGCATATACAGGAGCCCTTGCTTATATTGCCGCAAAGACAGGCTTATCAACGCACCTGCTTACCCGCTATGCCTTCGGTGAAAAAGGATCTTACCTATCATCCTTTTTGCTGGCTGCGACTCAGGTTGGGTGGTTTGGCGTTGGGGTAGCGATGTTTGCGCTGCCGGTTCAGAAAGTAACGGGAATTGATGCGTATCTCCTGATTGCAGCAGCAGGTCTGCTGATGACAGGCACAGCCTTCTTCGGCATGAAGGCACTGGCAATCCTGAGCTTCGTAGCTGTCCCTTTAATCACTATTCTAGGAAGCTTCTCGGTTTTTAAAGCGACAGAAACAGCAGGCGGCCTGGAGGGGCTTATGCAATATCAGCCAACAGAGGCCATTAGTCTGGCAGCAGCTTTAACGATTTGCGTAGGTTCGTTTATCAGTGCAGGTACGCTGACTCCGGACTTCGCGCGATTCTCAAATACAAAACGTTCAGCAGTAGTATCAACAGTCATCGCCTTCTTCATCGGAAACTCTATCATGTTCCTCTTCGGTGCAATTGGTGCAATCGCAACAGGGCAATCTGATATTTCAGAAGTCATGTTCATTCAAAAGCTGATTTTCCCGGCGATACTGGTCCTTGGTTTAAATATCTGGACAACGAACGATAACGCTTTATATGCATCAGGCTTAGGGTTTGCGAGCATTTTGAAGATCCGAAAAGGAAAGGTTGTCATCTTCAACGGGATTATCGGAACGATTGCGGCCATGTGGCTGTACAACAACTTTGTCGGGTTCTTGACAATTCTGGGATCGACGCTGCCATCCATCGGGGCTATCATCTTAGCAGATTACTTTATCGTGAATCGCGGAGAGTATAAGAAGTTTGCAGATATGAAGTTTAAGGCTGTTAACTGGATCGCCATCCTAGCATGGGCAGCCGGCGTGGCCATTGCAAATTTTGTGCCGGGAATCCCGCCAATCAACTCGCTGTTAGGATCAGCCGTAACATTTGTCCTAGTATCAAAATTGGCTGCTGCTTTACAAGGTAAGAAGACAGTCAGGGAAGGGGAATTAAGAAGTGATTATTAA
- a CDS encoding cytosine deaminase: MIIKNAKLRGREGFWNITIKDGKIHSLSQGEAEAGQEILDAAGSLASAPFIEPHIHLDTTLTAGEPEWNQSGTLFEGIQRWAQRKETLTHEDVKTRAKTALKWQIAQGIQHVRTHVDVTDPTLTALKALLEVKEEMSDYVDLQLVAFPQEGINSYPSGAELMEEALKMGADVVGGIPHFEFTREYGVASMKTAFDLAEKYDRLVDIHCDEIDDEQSRFVEVVAAEAYERGLGSRVTASHTTAMGSYNDAYTYKLFRLLKLSNINFVANPLVNIHLQGRFDTYPKRRGITRVKELLEAGLNVSFGHDDIFDPWYPLGTGNMLQVLHMGIHVSQLMGYEQIVNSFDLITNNSAKTLNIEEKYGIEEGKPANLIILDEENEYEAIRRQAAVKYSIRNGKVIAETKPSETSVMFGEIKEKVNFHK; encoded by the coding sequence GTGATTATTAAAAATGCGAAACTAAGAGGCCGTGAAGGCTTTTGGAATATAACGATTAAAGATGGAAAGATTCATAGCTTATCACAAGGGGAAGCGGAAGCGGGCCAGGAAATCCTTGATGCTGCAGGATCCCTGGCTTCGGCACCCTTCATCGAGCCCCATATTCATCTGGATACAACCCTGACAGCCGGAGAGCCCGAATGGAACCAGAGCGGAACGTTATTTGAAGGCATTCAAAGATGGGCACAAAGAAAAGAAACCCTCACACATGAAGATGTAAAAACAAGGGCAAAAACAGCATTGAAATGGCAGATCGCCCAGGGGATTCAGCATGTCCGCACCCATGTGGATGTAACAGATCCCACTCTGACTGCTTTAAAAGCCCTTTTAGAAGTTAAAGAAGAAATGTCTGACTATGTGGACCTCCAGCTTGTAGCCTTCCCGCAGGAGGGGATCAATTCTTATCCAAGCGGTGCGGAGCTCATGGAGGAAGCACTGAAAATGGGCGCAGATGTGGTAGGAGGCATTCCTCATTTCGAATTCACAAGAGAATACGGCGTTGCTTCTATGAAAACTGCCTTTGACCTTGCTGAAAAATATGACCGCCTTGTCGACATCCATTGCGATGAAATCGATGATGAGCAGTCGCGTTTTGTGGAAGTAGTGGCTGCGGAAGCCTATGAACGCGGATTGGGCAGCCGGGTAACAGCCAGCCATACAACGGCAATGGGCTCGTATAATGATGCTTATACCTACAAGCTGTTCAGACTGTTAAAGCTATCAAACATTAATTTTGTCGCCAACCCGCTCGTAAACATCCATCTTCAGGGGCGCTTTGATACGTATCCGAAGCGCAGAGGGATTACAAGAGTAAAAGAACTGCTTGAAGCAGGGCTTAACGTAAGCTTCGGCCATGACGACATCTTTGATCCATGGTATCCGCTTGGCACCGGCAATATGCTGCAGGTGCTCCACATGGGCATCCATGTGTCACAGCTGATGGGCTACGAACAAATTGTTAACTCCTTCGACCTGATTACAAATAATAGTGCCAAAACATTAAATATTGAAGAGAAATATGGAATTGAAGAGGGGAAACCGGCCAACCTGATCATTCTTGATGAGGAAAATGAGTATGAAGCGATCAGGCGTCAGGCGGCTGTCAAGTATTCCATAAGAAATGGAAAAGTAATTGCTGAAACGAAACCAAGCGAGACATCTGTGATGTTTGGGGAGATAAAAGAGAAAGTAAACTTTCATAAATGA
- a CDS encoding ABC transporter substrate-binding protein, protein MKGKSSLALSILLILSLLLSACSGGGEEASGNSSEPKEGGSLIYARGADAIGLDPINVTDGESIRVTSNIFETLFVYDENLEVQPGLAESYKVSDDGMTWTITLKKGIKFQDGTDFNADAVVFNFDRWMDPENPYHKGDFPYYPFLYGGFKGDPNHKIEYVKAVDESTVEFKLTEKTAPFISYLAIPMFGIASPAAIEKHGDKFSENPVGTGPFVFDSWKHNDKIVLKKNENYAGEGPYLDELIFRVIPENSSRLTALQAGEVDIIDGLNPDDATTIEADSQLSLVKRPSFNIGYMVLNTQMAPFDDVKVRQAVNMAIDKQAIVDAFYNGYAEVAKNPFPSVLWGYNDSIEDYKFNVEEAKKLLAEAGYPDGFKTQLWAMSNPRPYMPQPMKVAEAIQADLKKIGIETEIVTYEWATYLQKSGNGEHPMGLYGWTGVMADPDNFLFPNLSATNTAKPASNRAFYENEEFTKLLQDARVTFDQDERAKLYEQAQEIFHKDAPWVTLAHTTPPIAMAGYVQGFTAHPMEDDDFTKVYLTN, encoded by the coding sequence ATGAAAGGCAAATCTTCACTAGCATTAAGCATTTTACTGATTCTTTCATTGCTGCTTTCAGCATGTTCCGGAGGCGGTGAAGAAGCATCAGGCAACAGCAGTGAACCAAAAGAGGGAGGTTCATTAATTTATGCCCGGGGTGCTGACGCTATTGGGCTGGACCCAATCAATGTAACAGATGGAGAGTCCATCCGTGTAACAAGCAATATCTTTGAAACCTTGTTTGTATATGACGAAAATCTTGAAGTCCAGCCAGGATTAGCGGAGTCTTACAAAGTCTCTGATGATGGAATGACCTGGACCATTACCCTTAAAAAGGGCATTAAGTTCCAGGATGGAACAGATTTTAATGCAGATGCAGTCGTGTTTAATTTCGACCGATGGATGGATCCCGAAAACCCCTACCATAAAGGGGATTTTCCATACTATCCGTTCTTATATGGGGGCTTTAAAGGCGATCCAAACCATAAAATCGAGTATGTAAAAGCAGTGGATGAATCCACAGTTGAGTTTAAATTAACTGAAAAGACAGCTCCGTTTATCAGCTACTTAGCTATTCCTATGTTTGGAATTGCCAGTCCGGCCGCGATTGAAAAGCACGGTGACAAGTTCTCAGAAAATCCAGTAGGAACAGGTCCTTTCGTATTTGATAGCTGGAAGCACAATGACAAAATAGTGCTGAAGAAAAATGAAAATTATGCAGGTGAAGGGCCATATCTTGATGAGCTGATCTTCAGGGTTATCCCTGAGAATTCTTCACGCCTGACTGCACTTCAAGCTGGTGAAGTAGATATCATCGATGGCTTAAACCCCGATGATGCAACAACTATAGAAGCCGATTCACAGCTTAGTCTTGTAAAGCGCCCAAGCTTTAACATTGGCTACATGGTTCTCAATACGCAAATGGCACCTTTCGATGATGTAAAAGTACGTCAGGCGGTCAATATGGCAATTGATAAACAAGCCATTGTGGATGCTTTCTATAATGGTTATGCAGAGGTAGCAAAAAATCCATTCCCATCTGTGCTGTGGGGCTATAATGACAGCATTGAAGACTACAAATTCAATGTGGAAGAAGCGAAAAAACTATTGGCAGAAGCAGGATATCCAGATGGATTCAAAACCCAGCTTTGGGCAATGAGCAATCCAAGACCATATATGCCGCAGCCAATGAAGGTGGCAGAAGCTATTCAGGCAGACCTGAAGAAAATCGGCATTGAAACAGAAATCGTTACCTATGAATGGGCAACGTACCTTCAAAAGTCAGGAAACGGGGAACACCCAATGGGATTATACGGCTGGACAGGCGTTATGGCCGATCCGGATAACTTCCTTTTCCCGAACCTGAGTGCAACGAATACTGCTAAACCTGCCAGCAACCGTGCGTTCTATGAAAACGAAGAATTCACGAAGCTTTTGCAGGATGCCCGTGTAACATTTGATCAGGACGAACGTGCAAAGCTTTACGAGCAGGCTCAGGAAATTTTCCACAAGGATGCCCCATGGGTGACTCTTGCACATACAACACCGCCAATCGCAATGGCAGGCTATGTCCAGGGATTCACTGCACACCCAATGGAGGATGATGATTTTACGAAGGTTTACCTGACGAATTAA
- a CDS encoding 3-hydroxyacyl-CoA dehydrogenase family protein translates to MERIAVLGCGTMGHSIALNAAWAGLSVKMQGISDADLEQGWTNMLKKLEVMLNNGILSDSEAAQIQENIKMTVSVEEAVTDATFVIEAVPENIQLKIDLFKRLDALCAPDVILASNTSGLSPTEIASETVYPERTVVTHFWNPAHLIPLVEVVRGEKTGDEAVERSFQILKQMKKKPIEVKKEIPGFVGNRLQYALFREAQYLLEEGIASKEDIDDAVTYGIGRRLPVSGPLMTADMGGLDVFSAISDYLFQHLSSAEESLPILKKLVEEQKLGDKSGEGYYKWDEDFSKQYNQKREEELIRFLKKDLGIQLI, encoded by the coding sequence ATGGAGAGAATAGCTGTACTTGGGTGCGGCACGATGGGCCATTCCATTGCGCTTAATGCGGCCTGGGCCGGACTGAGTGTGAAAATGCAGGGCATTAGTGACGCCGACCTGGAACAGGGCTGGACCAATATGCTGAAGAAGCTTGAGGTTATGCTCAATAACGGTATTTTATCCGATTCGGAAGCTGCCCAAATTCAGGAAAATATTAAAATGACCGTATCTGTTGAAGAAGCGGTCACAGATGCTACTTTTGTAATTGAAGCTGTACCGGAAAACATTCAATTAAAGATTGACTTATTTAAGCGTCTTGACGCTCTTTGTGCTCCAGATGTCATTCTGGCCAGCAATACTTCCGGCCTCAGTCCAACGGAGATTGCCTCCGAGACAGTATATCCGGAACGGACAGTGGTGACGCACTTCTGGAACCCGGCTCATCTGATTCCTCTCGTAGAGGTCGTACGGGGTGAGAAGACTGGCGATGAAGCTGTGGAAAGATCTTTTCAGATTTTAAAGCAAATGAAGAAAAAGCCGATTGAAGTGAAAAAGGAAATTCCCGGTTTTGTCGGCAATCGCCTTCAATATGCACTCTTCCGCGAAGCCCAGTATCTTCTGGAGGAAGGCATCGCGAGCAAAGAAGATATTGATGATGCAGTTACTTACGGAATTGGACGCAGGCTGCCGGTTTCTGGCCCGCTGATGACGGCCGATATGGGCGGACTGGATGTCTTCTCGGCCATCTCTGATTATCTGTTCCAGCATTTATCCAGTGCTGAGGAATCCCTGCCGATTTTAAAGAAGCTTGTAGAAGAACAGAAGCTCGGCGATAAATCGGGTGAAGGCTACTACAAGTGGGATGAGGATTTTTCCAAACAATACAACCAGAAGAGGGAAGAAGAGCTGATCCGCTTTTTGAAAAAGGATCTGGGAATCCAATTAATCTGA
- a CDS encoding SDR family NAD(P)-dependent oxidoreductase, protein MKNFPDLENKSVLVTGGSKGIGRDIALSFAKNGAKVVIVGRDEEALQQTTEELRKFNRSSFYVSADLNNVSEIQRMTEAAADYMGSLDVLVNNAGINRAKPAMEVTEEDWDLTLDTNLKAAFFCSQKAAEYMIPNQSGKIVNIASQMAFVGYYKRAAYCASKGGMVQLTKALAVEWASHGINVNAVAPTFIETELTSKMFEDKEFEKEVYSRIPLGKLADAGDVSAATLFLSSNLSKFITGDTIKVDGGWTAI, encoded by the coding sequence ATGAAGAACTTTCCCGATCTGGAGAATAAATCGGTGCTTGTCACAGGCGGAAGCAAAGGAATCGGAAGGGATATTGCCCTTTCCTTTGCCAAAAACGGAGCGAAGGTTGTGATCGTGGGGAGAGATGAAGAGGCTCTGCAGCAGACAACCGAAGAACTGAGAAAATTCAATCGCAGCAGCTTCTATGTTTCCGCTGATTTAAACAATGTTTCAGAGATTCAAAGAATGACAGAAGCGGCCGCAGATTATATGGGCTCTCTTGATGTGCTGGTCAATAACGCGGGAATTAACCGGGCCAAGCCTGCCATGGAAGTGACGGAAGAGGATTGGGATCTGACGCTTGATACCAATTTGAAAGCGGCTTTCTTCTGCAGCCAGAAAGCAGCCGAATATATGATCCCAAATCAATCCGGCAAAATTGTCAACATTGCTTCCCAGATGGCCTTTGTCGGCTATTACAAGCGGGCGGCTTATTGTGCCAGCAAAGGCGGCATGGTACAGCTGACGAAAGCACTTGCGGTGGAATGGGCCTCCCATGGGATTAATGTGAACGCAGTGGCTCCGACCTTTATTGAAACGGAGCTGACTTCAAAAATGTTCGAAGACAAGGAATTCGAAAAGGAAGTCTACAGCAGGATTCCGCTTGGAAAGCTTGCGGATGCAGGTGATGTTTCGGCAGCCACACTATTCCTTTCTTCCAATCTATCAAAGTTTATTACGGGTGATACGATAAAAGTAGATGGCGGATGGACAGCCATTTAA